The Corynebacterium coyleae genome segment CGTCCACGATGTCCTCGTCGTAGACCACCGCCGCCACCGGTACGTCGAGTCCTGCAAGCGCACGGTCGTAATAGCCTTTGCCTTTACCCAGGCGCATCCCGCCTCGGTCCACCGCGAGTGCCGGCGCGACGATCAACCCGCACGAGCGCAACACCTGGGAGGTGAATCGTGCGCCGGTTGGCTCGACGACTCCGAGTGCACCGGCTGCACCGGCGTCGTCGGCTGCGGCTGGGGACCACGCCAGCTCGCCGCTGCTGAGCGAGATTGGCAAGAACACCGTGCGGGCGGGCCCGGTAAGACGAGTCGCGAAATCGGCTGGGCCCGGCTCAGTGGCCAACGGGTTGTAGGCCGCGATGTTGGTCCCCACCGCATTCGTCTCGCGCAAACACGCCAATGTGTGCGACACAATCGCCTCGTCGAGCGATCGCTTACGTGCAGTGTCTGCGGCTAATTCGCGCCGGGTGGAGAGGTGGGCTCGTCGCAAAGCATCTTTTGCATTGACGGCTGGTGTGGATTGGGACACGGAACTCCTTGGGTCGCTCACCGGGTTTACAGGGGCGTCAGGTTAAGCTCATGACTTATGCGGAATTCTACTGACCACACTGCTGCGGCCCAGGCTGCCACGGACGGCAACGCGTTTTCGTTGAAGACGGTTGTTGTTCCTGCTGCTGGTATGGGGACGCGTTTTTTGCCGGCGACGAAGACTGTGCCGAAGGAGTTGCTGCCGGTGGTGGACACTCCGGGCATTGAGTTGATCGCCCAGGAGGCTGCGGCCTGTGGTGCGCAGCGTTTGGCGGTGGTGGTGGCGCCGAATAAGGAAGAGATCATGCGCCACTTCGGTGACTTTGCCGAGTTGCAGGATCTCATGGTCGCGCGCGGCAAGGAAGAGCAGGCTGAAAAGGTTGCTCGTGCTGGCGAGCTGATTCAGGCTGTTGCGGTTGAGCAGGATCAGCCCCTCGGCCTGGGTCATGCTGTGGGGTGTGCGGAGCAGGCGCTTGACGACGACGAAGATGCCGTGGCCGTCATGTTGCCGGATGATCTTGTGCTGCCGATGGGGGTGATGGACAAGATGGTCGAAGTGCGCAATCGCCTCGGTGGGTCTGTGCTGTGCGCGTTTAACGTCTCGCGTGAAGAGGTGTTTAACTACGGCGTGTTTGATGTTGAGGATGCGGGGGAGTCCTTTGATGGCATCGAGGTGTTGAAGGTGCGTGGCATGGTGGAAAAGCCTGCCGTGGAGGATGCGCCGTCGACGCTTGTGGCTACTGGCCGGTACTTGTTGGATCGTGGCATTTTTGATGCGCTGCGTCGTATTACCCCGGGTAAGGGTGGCGAGCTGCAGTTAACTGATGCGATTGAGTTGATGATCTCTGAAGGCCATCCGGTGCATGTGGTGGTTCATGAGGGGAAGCGCCATGATTTGGGCAATCCGGGTGGTTATATTCCGGCGAATGTGGACTTTGGTCTGCACGACGAAAAGTACGGGCCGGCGTTGTACACGGCGTTGAAGAAGATCATCACCGAATACGAAGCAGAACACCCCGAACTGACAAACTAAGGCGAAAGTAAGGCGGGTACATCCATGCGCAGCGTTGAGGAGCAGCTTGCAGCGGTGATTGATGCTGCCGTTGCGCCGGAGCCCATCCGCGTCGCACTCACTGATGCCCTCGGGCTGCGGTGCGCGGAGGAAATCGCCGCCACCCGCCAGGTTCCCGGTTTTGCTCAGGCTGCCATCGACGGGTTTGCGGTTCGCGCTGTCGACGTCGGCGGTACCGCAGGTCTGCGCAGGCGACCAGCAGCTGGCGCCGAGGATGAGTCCGAAGCGGACGCCGAAGAGCAGAAGGCCCCGCGCCCGGCGCCCGATCGTGCGCTGCCGGTCGTCGGTGAGGTGCCCGCCGGATCTCAGAAGCCGCTGCGCCTCCAACCGCGCCAGGCGGTGCGTGTGGCCACGGGCGCACCACTGCCCACCCTGGCTGATGCTGTGTTGCCGCTGGAGTGGACCGACCGCGGCCGCAAGCGCGTGACTCCGCTGCGCCCCGTGCGCACCGGTGACTTTGTGCGCAAGGCCGGCGACGATATCCAGCCCGGCGACGTTGCCGTGCGCCAGGGCACCATCTTCGGTCCCGCGCAGGTGGGGCTGGCTGCTGCGGCCGGTCGCGACAAGGTGCTCGTTTACCCGCGCCCGCGAGTGACGGTGATGAGCTACGGTCTGGAACTCGTCGATTTGGAGCGCGATCCTGGTTTGGGTCAAGTCTTCGACATCGCTTCCTACGCTGTGGCTGCCGCTGCTGAAGAGGCTGGCGCTGAGGTGCAACGCGCGGGCATCATCAACGCGGAGCCGCGCCGCATGCGCGAGACCATCGCCGGTTACGTGGATAAGAGCGAGTGCATCATCATCACCGGCGCCGTCGGTGGCTCCGGTGCTGCGGCGATCCAGGAGATCCTGCGCGAGATGGGGCAGATCGACACCACCCGCGTTGCCATGCACCCTGGCTCCGTTCAGGGCTTCGGCGTGCTGGGGGAGGAGAGGATCCCGGTGTTCCTCTTGCCCTCGAATCCGGTGAGCGCTCTGGTGATTACGGAGACCATCGTTCGGCCACTCATCCGCCGTGCCCTCGGCGCGCCGACGATCACGCGTCAGACGGTGCGTGCGCGTTCGTTGCGTCCGATGGAGTCCATCGACGGTCGTCGGGGCTACATTCGCGCCCGCCTCATGCGCGACAGCGAGACCGGCGAGTACCTCGTGGAGCCGCTGAGCGTGCTCGACGCTGGCCCGACTCACTTGCTGGCTGGTTTTGCGGAGGCCAACGCCATGATCCACTTGCCAGAGGGTGCCACCCACGTGCGCCCGGGCGACGAGGTGGACGTCGAGTTCATCCGGCAGCGCAGCTAGCGTGTTTGCCATGTTTCGCCCGCCCACACCGGGCTGGCCAGAACTGACCCCTGCCGTCGGGCTGCCGGACGGTGCGCGTGTGCAGTTGCGTCCGCTGCGCGGTAGTGATGGGGCGGATTGGTGTGAGACGCGCGTCGTCGATAGGCAATGGCTCGCGCCTGTCGAGCCCACAGTGGACGGCACCTGGGAGGACGCCCACTCGCATGCAGCGTGGCGCAACTCGTGGCTCAACCTCAAACGCATGGCGCAGCAGGGCACGGTGGTGCCGATGGTCATCGAGGTCGACGGCGCGTTTGCCGGCCAAGTGACGTTGGGCAACATCCAGCACGGGATCGTCTCCGAATGTTGGATCGGCTACTGGGTGCATTCGCCGTATATGGGTCGCGGGGTCGCGTCGGCGGCGTGTGCACTCGGCGTGGATCACGCCTTCGGGCGCGTGGGTCTGCACCGTGTGACGGCGACGTATCTGCCGGGCAATCCTGCCTCTGGCAAGGTGCTGCGCACCAACGGCTTTGTGGAGGAAGGCTATTTGCGACGCAACCTGCACATCGACGGGCAGTGGCGTGACCATCACTTCGTCGCCATCAATATCGACGACTATCCCACGACCGCGGTGCAACGGCTCCGCCGCGCGGGTCGGCTTGTCTAGGTTGTCTGGTTTTTGAATTCCTTTCTGTGACCACGGCGCGCCAACCCGCCGAGTGTCGGTTGTGCCGATACCGTGGCGTGAAGTGTCTATTGGGTGCATGTAGTTGCGGAAAGGTCTGTGATGGGCAGCTCGAGCTTATTGATCGTTTTGATCCTCATCGTGTGGGTGATCGTGCTCGCGCCGTTGGCGGTGGGGAATAACAAGCCGATTCGCCGCTCCGGTGAGGGCTACGAAGAGACGCGCGTGCTGCACAAAGGTGGCGACGCCCCCATGGCAACCCGCCGGCGCCCGAAGCTGACCCAGGCTGACATCCACCGCCACGACGACGCAGATGACGATTACGAGGTTGTCGAGGCTGTCGCCGAGGAGGAGCAGGTGCTTATCGACGACGCCCCGAACCTGCGCCTCTTCAAATCCGCACAGGCCGAAGACGCAGCTCAGGACGACAACACCGTCGATGGCGAAGTTATCGAGCACGTCGCCGACGAGGCTGACGCTGAATCCCAGGACGAGGCTGCACCCGCCGAGTCTGAGGAATCTGACGAGACCGCTGAATCTGCTGAGACCGCCAGTGTTGTCGCCGCAGAGGCTGGCGGCTCGACCGCAATCTCCGTGCTCGTCCAGAACGAAGAGGGCGCTGAAGACACCGCTGAAGAAGCTGTCGAGGAAGATCGCTACGAGTTCGACGAGACGTACACCTCGCCGGCGGACCTGGGCTACGCCACCGCAGACACCGTCACAGACGCAGACACGGACACAGGCGCTGAGGCTGAGGTCGCTGACGCTGATGGTGCGGAGGACGCAGAGGACAACGCGGACGCTGTCGAGGCCGTCGACGCTGAGGATGCTGTGGACGCAGACGCAGACGCAGACACAGACGCTGAAGACGCGGCCGAAAACGATGTCGTCGACGAGGCAGACATCGCATTTGCGGCGTCGCGTCGTGGCCGCGGTGGCTACGACCCACAGCGCGAGCAGGCAGCCAAGGCCACGCGCCAGCAGCGCCGCCAGCGCACGCTGCTCGGTCTGCTTGCAGCGTGTGTGATCACGTTTGTGGCCGCGTTCGTCGCCGGTGGCTGGGTGTGGGCGCTCAACATCGTCGCGCTTGGCCTGACCGCGTGGTACATGATCGCACTGCGCCACACCGTGCTGCAGGAGCGCGCACTGCACCAGCGTCGTCTCCGCCAGCTGCGTCGCGCGCGCCTGGGTGTCGCTCTGGGTGATGAGGCCAACTCGCGCGAGCGCGTTGCTCGTCGCTACTCGGGCTCGGTGATCCTGGATCTTGACGACGACAGCCCCGACTTCGACGCACTGCCCGTTTCTCGCTTCACTCCGCCAGAAGACGACCACGACCGGGCCGACTACCGCGATATCCGCGACCGCTTCGCTGCACGCGCCAGCTAGTGCTTATAACCAGGCGATTTAACCACATCGGGTTGCAGGAGTAACGTGGCAATCGCCTTCAAGAGGCGCCCTTGAGGGGCTATAGCTCAGTTGGTAGAGCGTCGCGTTCGCAATGCGAAGGTCAGGGGTTCGATTCCCCTTAGCTCCACTTTCCGCCCCGCACGATAGAACGATCGTGCGGGGCTTTCGCTATGGAAAGGATTGGTCACAGTGTCCGCGCAGTGCTCATCGTTGCGCTGCTAAACCTCGCGTACTTCTTCGTTGAGTTCGTCGCTGCGATATCGATTGGTTCCGCATCATTGTTTGCGGACTCGGCCGACTTCCTCGAAGACACCGCTATCAACCTGCTCGTGTTTGTTGCGGTTGCATGGCCTGCTTCGAGGCGACGCGCTGCCGGCAGTGTCCTCGCCGCCCTGATCTTGATCCCGGCGGTGGCAGCCGTGGTGACTGTGGTGGTCAAGATTTTGAACCCAGAGCCACCCTCACCGGAAGGGCTGACCGGTGTTGCGCTCGGCGCGCTGGCGGTCAACCTGATCTGTGCCGTGATCCTGCTGCGGCTGCGCGACGAAGGCTCGTCGCTTGCCACCGGCGCGTGGCTCGCGGCACGCAACGACGCGTTGGCCAACGTGCTCATCATCGTCGCGGGATTGCTGACCTTCGTGTGGCACACCGCATGGTTCGACATCATCGTCGGCGCGATCATCGCCGCGGTGAACTTTTCGGCGGCGAAGGAAGTGTGGGAGGCCTCCCGTGAGGAGTACGACTCGGTCGAGGACGCCTTCGCCGAAATGGACGACGACTAGTCCCACACTCCGGATCTGCCACGCTTCCACGTGCCGATGAGGTTCGTGTCCAAAATGCCGGTGGACTCCATCAGCGCGTACATGGTCACCGGTCCCACGAAGGTGAACCCCCGCTTCTTCAAATCCTTGGCTAACTGCGCAGACTCGTCGGATTGTGTCGGGACTTCCGCCATCGTGCGCGGGGCAGGGGTTGTCTCCGGCTTGTAGGACCAGATGAACTCGCCCAAGTGCGTGCCCTCCTCGCGCAGGGCAAGTGTTGCCTTGGCGTTGGTCACGGCGGCTTGGAGTTTGCGGCGGTTGCGGATCAAGGTGTCGTCGTCAAGCAAATGCTCAATGCTCATGCCCGCGACCACCTCCGGGTCGAAGTTTGCGAAGGCGTCGCGGAACGCATCGCGCTTTTGCAGGATCAACCGCCACGACAAACCCACCTGGAAGCCCTCGAGGCAGACGCGTTCAAACATGCCCCGCTCGTCGCGTACGGGGTCGCCCCACTCTGCGTCGTAGTAGTCGCGCAGCAGGGGATCGGTTGCGGCCCATGGCGGGCGCGCACGGCCGTCTTCGCCGACGACGGGCCATCCTGCGGTGTCTGGAAGTTGGTCAGTTTCGTTCATCTTGTTTTCACTCATAACTATTGGACTCGTTTCTACCCCGTTCGGTTCCACGGGTACGCTCGTTGGCATGAATAGGCCTGCCGTACGTGACTTTGCGCTGCTCCTTTTGCGTCTTGTCCTCGGCACCGTATTTGTCGCCCGCGGGTTTCAACACTGGTTTGACACCGGCATGGCGCAAACCGGGCGCGATTTCGCGGCACTCGGGGTGCCGCAGCCACAACTGTCCGCATACCTGACTGGTACCGCTGAACTTATCGGTGGGGCGTTTTTGGCAGTGGGGCTGCTCACTACGATCGTCGCGTCGGTGCTGACGCTGCTCGTGCTCGCCGCGGGGTATTTCGTGCACCTGGATAACGGGTTCTTCGTGGAAAACGCCGGGATCGAGTACCCGCTGGTGCTAGCTGCGGCGTTGTTTATCATCATCGTGTTCGGCACCGGTCGTGCGAGTTTGGATGGGGTGTTAACGCGTGCTTAGCCACGAGGAAGTTCAGGCAGCGCTGTCTGCGCGTATCGACGGCGAACCGGCCGGTCTCGACGACGCCGTCGTCGACGCACACCTGGCGAGCTGTGATGAGTGCCAGGCCTTCCTCGACCAGGCCCTGGTGCTCTCCCATGAGTTCGTGCCGCAGGAGCGTCCCGCGATGGCCCCGCCGCAGGATCTGTCAGAGGTGATCCTGGCAAGCGTGGACGACGAATGGCGCAAGCTCTCGCAACGGCGCGCTTTCGGCCTTGCCATCGGGCGCACCCTGCTTTTCGCTATGGCGGTGGCGTGGGTGCTGTGGGCCATCAGCCTTATCGTTGCCGGTGGGGAAGAACCGGTGGTGGCGTCTAGCGCGTCTGTACGCCTCGGTGTGGCGCTCGCGCTGGCGTTTACGGCGTGGAAGCCGCGTCAGATCCCGGGCGTGCTGTTGATCGTGGGGTCGATGTTCACCTTCACGGTCGGCTTCGCGGTGCGCGACGCGGTCCTTGGCGCGGGTGAGTTTGAACCTGCCGCGGTATTCATCCCGTTTGTCAGCGTGATCGCGCTGGTGTGGACGTCGTTCGCGGATCGCGGCGGGGAAGTGCGCCGGGCGTGGCGCATTCTCGGCGCCAACCCGTTGTAGTTATTTCCAGCTGGTTATTTCCAGCTCGGCAGCCACATGAGGGATTCGTAGTAGGAATCCGGGATGCGCATGCCGTAGAAGATCGGGGACCAGTAGAAGAAGCTTGCCGCGACCAAGGCGATGTAGACCACGGCAGCGAGTTGGCCCCAGCGCATCTCAAAGCCTGCGACCTTGTTGACCCAACTCCACGTCACGGGTCCGCCCTTCTTCGCAAGGTTGCCCACCGCCAGTGCAAGCAGCACCGCCGTAAACGGCACGAGAGCAGTGGCGTAGAAGAAGTACATCTGGCGGTCGAATGCAGCCAGCCACGGGAGGAAACCGGCGGCGAAGGCGATCACCGGAACGATGACACGGAAGTCCTTGCGGGTCAGCCAGACCCAGCACGCCCAGAGCAGGACTGGCACGGTGAGCCACCAGATGGCAGGGGTGCCGAACATGTAAATCATCTCGCGGCAGGTGCCATCGCCCGGGGCGACCTTGCACTCCAAGTCAGTGGCGGAGTAGTAGAGGATCGGGCGCGCAGAGACGAGCCATGCCCACGGCTTGGAATCCCACGGGTGAGAGTGCCCACTCGAGGAGGTCAGGGATGCGTGGAAGTTCAGGACGGAGAAGTGGTAGTACAGCCAACCTGCGACGGAATCGGGCAGGTTTGTCAGCCAGGGCCAGTCGGAGCCGGCGATGGTGCCGTCTGCAAGCGAGTGGCGGTACACAGAGGTTTCAGAGGCGAACCAGGCGCGCCAGGACCAGATGTAAAGCAGTGCTGGGATGAGCACGATCGAGGCGAGTGCAGCTGGGACGTCGCGAAGCAAGGTGCCAGCGACCGGCTTTTCCACGCCGTAGCGGCGGCGCAGGTAGAGGTCCCAGAACGACGACAGCAGGCCGAAGAACATGATGTAATACAGGCCTGACCACTTCACCGACAGCGCAAGACCAAGGGCGACACCGGTGGCGAAGCGCCACCAGCGGAAGCCCATCCGTGGGCCGAACGGGCCGGTGCCGTCCAACTTGCCGGCCAGCCAGGCATCGTGCCAGCGGTGGTGCACCTCGCGCATGTCGCCGGCGAGCGTCCAGGCGGCAATGACGATAAACAGGACCTGGAAGATATCCAGCATGCCGAATTTGGCTGCGACGAGCAGGACGCCGTCGAAAAGCGCGATGATGCCCGCGACCACACCGATAGAGGTGGACTGGCTCACGCGGCGCGCGATGAGGAACACGAACACGATCACCGCGGTGCCAAACAGTGCGGTGATGATGCGCCAACCCAAAGGCGTGTAGCCGAAGATGGTTTCGCCCATCGCTAGCAATTGTTTGCCCAGCGGCGGGTGCACGACCAGGCCGTAGCCCGGGTTCGACTCAATGCCGCCGAGCACCGGGTTGAAGGAGCTGCGCACCATGTCCCAACCCTGCGGTACGTAGTGCTTCTCGTCGAAGACCGGGGTGCCGGAACTGGTCGGCTGGGTCAGCCCCAGGAACCTGGTAAACAGCGCGAGGACACCGATCACGCTGGCGGCGATGGTGTCGCGGCGTGTCCACGGCACAGATACGGGTGCCGTGGGGGCCGGTCGGCTCGGGCGGACTTTGCGCGCCGCGCCTGGTTCGTCTGACGCCGGGGTGGCGTTGGAAGTGCTCGCGATAGTGGTCACGGACGAAGATACTAGCGCCTGACGCGTATGCTTCAGGCTTATGTCCGCCGAGCATGATCGTGAAACCCAGTTCCCAGCTACCGGAGTGGTGCTCGCCGCCACACCGCTGGGCAACATCGGGGACGCCTCTCCACGGCTCGTGCAGGCCCTTGGTCGGGCCGATATCGTCGCTGCGGAGGACACGCGTCGCACCCGCGCGCTGGCTGCGGCACTCGGTGTGGAGATCACCGGGCGTGTGGTGTCCAACTTCGACCACAACGAGGACGCGCGTTCGCGTGAGCTTCTCGACGCCGCCCGCACCGGCACCGTCCTCGTCGTCACGGATGCCGGCATGCCGATTGTTTCCGACCCAGGGCATTCGATCGTCGCCGCCGCCCACGACGCCGGCATCCCCGTGACCTGTATCCCGGGCCCGTCTGCGGTAACCACGGCACTTGCGCTGTCCGGGCTCAACGTCGGCCACTTCATCTTCGACGGCTTCGTGCCCCGCAAAGCTGGTGCGCGCCGGGCCTGGCTGGAAACTCTTGTCGACGAGCGCCGCGCCGTCTGCTGTTTCGAATCCCCGCACCGCATCGCGCAGTTGCTTGACGACGCCGCCGACGTCCTCGGCGGTACACGCCGCGCCGCGGTGTGCCGGGAACTGACCAAAACCTATGAAGAGGTCAAGCGCGGCACTCTTGCAGAACTTGCCGAATGGGCAGCAGACGGCGTACGCGGCGAGATCACGCTTGTGATTGAAGGTGGGGAGCCGAAGCAGCCGGAAGCGGAAGATTTGGTGGGGAAGGTGCTTGAGCTCGTCGAAAAGGGCGAGCGTATGAAGGACGCTGCGAAACAGGTCGCCAAAGCGCACGGCGTGAAAGTAGGGGACCTGTATGATGCCGCGCTCGCTGCGCGCGGTTGAGTAAGTTCTCGCGACAACTCGGTTAGCACAAAGGTGTTATTTACGTTAGCCTGCTTGGGCACTTTTAAACACCTGAAAACTTCAAAGGAGTAACCGTATGTCTCAGCGAGACTCACAAAGGGATCCACACGATCCCGATGCGGAGACGCAGAGCACTGATCAATACGCACCCCAAGAAACTTCTGCAGCCAGCGAACTTGCTGCGCTGCTCGACGCCGACCGCGACGGCGTTGCGACGGACTACGTCGACCCGGAAGAGCGCATGGAGCGTGCCGCGGATGCAGAAGATGCCCCAGTGAACTGGGGCATTGTCATTCCGTTGGCCATTATTGTCGCGGCAATTGTCGGCTGGGGCCTGGCTGCCCCCGACAGCTTTTCCAACTTCGCCGATGCCGCCTTCACCTGGGTGATTGACAACCTGGGCTGGGCATTCGTCCTCGGCGGCACCATTTTTGTCATTTTTGTCATCGTGATTGCGGCGTCGAACTTCGGCACCATTCGCCTCGGCACCGCAGACGAGCGACCAGAATTTAAGACCACGTCATGGATCGCCATGATGTTCGCCGCCGGCATGGGCATCGGCCTGATGTTCTACGGCGCCGCAGAACCACTGGCGATGTACCTCGACGGCGTACCCGGCCACAACGAACGTGAAGTAGGCGCTGCCATGGCACAGACCATGTTCCACTGGACGCTGCACCCGTGGGCTGTGTACGCCATTCTCGGCCTGGCCATTGCGTATTCGACGTTCCGCCTTGGCCGCAAGCAGCTGCTGTCGAGCGCTTTCATCCCGCTGATCGGACAGAAGGGTGCTGACGGCTGGCTCGGTCGTCTCATTGATGCGTTCGCTGTGTTCGCCACCATCTTCGGCACCGCCTGCTCCCTGGGCCTTGGCGCGCTGCAGATCAGCTCCGGCCTGGAGGCGTCCGGCTTCGTGGACAACCCATCCACCAAGCTGACTATCGGTATTGTCTCCGTGTTGACCCTGGCGTTCCTGCTGTCCGCAATGTCGGGCGTGTCCAAGGGCATCCAGTGGCTGTCTAACGCCAACATGGTCATCGCCGCGATCCTGGCGATCTTCGTCTTTGTCTTCGGCCCGACCGTTGCGCAGCTGAACATGCTGCCGACCGCATTTGGTAACTACCTGCAGAACTTCTTCGAAATGGCAGCCCGCACCGCAGAGAGCTCCGACGGCCAGGCTGGTGACTTCCTCTCCGGCTGGACCATCTTCTACTGGGCGTGGTGGATCTCCTGGTCGCCGTTCGTCGGTACGTTCCTGGCTCGCATCTCCCGCGGCCGCACCGTGCGCGAGTTCTGCCTCGGCGTCCTGCTCGTCCCGGCTGGCCTGTCCACCGTATGGTTCGCCATCTTCGGCGGCACCGCTATCAAGATGGAGCAGGATGGCCAGTCCATCGTCGGCGGCGGCTCCAACGAGGAACAGCTGTTCAACCTGCTGCACGCCCTGCCGGGCGGCTACGTTGTCGGCGTGTTCGCCCTGTTGCTGCTGGGTACCTTCTTTATTACCTCCGCAGACTCGGCCTCGACCGTGATGGCGTCCATGACCCAGTCCGGCAAGACCGAAGCCAAGCCGTGGCTGGCCGCTATGTGGGGCGTGGCTACCGCATTCGTCGGTCTGACCCTGCTGATCTCCGGTGGTGCTGACGCGCTGAACTCTCTGCAGTCCGTCACCATCGTGGCCGCAACACCGTTCCTGTTCATCCTTATCGCGCTCATGTTCGCGATTGTGAAGGACATGTCCAACGACACCATTTACCTGGATAAGAAGGAACACGAGCGCTTCGCCCGCCAGCTGGCTATCGAGCGCCGCATGCACCGCGACCAAGCGCAACTCGACGCACGTCGCGAGCAAATGAAGAAGATGCTGAAGCCGCGCGCGAAGAACTAACGCGTAGCGTTTCGCACCTTCGTTGCTGGCCCCGCGGAGCAGTTTCATTGCTTAGCGGGGCCATAACTTATGCTGGGAGCCATGACTGCTGCTGATTCCACCCAGAACGTTCTTGTGTGTGTGGCCTGGCCGTACGCAAACGGCCCGCGCCACATCGGACACGTCGCCGGCTTCGGCGTCCCGTCCGATGTCTTCGCCCGCTACCAGCGAATGGCCG includes the following:
- a CDS encoding BCCT family transporter → MSQRDSQRDPHDPDAETQSTDQYAPQETSAASELAALLDADRDGVATDYVDPEERMERAADAEDAPVNWGIVIPLAIIVAAIVGWGLAAPDSFSNFADAAFTWVIDNLGWAFVLGGTIFVIFVIVIAASNFGTIRLGTADERPEFKTTSWIAMMFAAGMGIGLMFYGAAEPLAMYLDGVPGHNEREVGAAMAQTMFHWTLHPWAVYAILGLAIAYSTFRLGRKQLLSSAFIPLIGQKGADGWLGRLIDAFAVFATIFGTACSLGLGALQISSGLEASGFVDNPSTKLTIGIVSVLTLAFLLSAMSGVSKGIQWLSNANMVIAAILAIFVFVFGPTVAQLNMLPTAFGNYLQNFFEMAARTAESSDGQAGDFLSGWTIFYWAWWISWSPFVGTFLARISRGRTVREFCLGVLLVPAGLSTVWFAIFGGTAIKMEQDGQSIVGGGSNEEQLFNLLHALPGGYVVGVFALLLLGTFFITSADSASTVMASMTQSGKTEAKPWLAAMWGVATAFVGLTLLISGGADALNSLQSVTIVAATPFLFILIALMFAIVKDMSNDTIYLDKKEHERFARQLAIERRMHRDQAQLDARREQMKKMLKPRAKN